In one window of Arctopsyche grandis isolate Sample6627 chromosome 6, ASM5162203v2, whole genome shotgun sequence DNA:
- the LOC143913456 gene encoding uncharacterized protein LOC143913456 isoform X2, translating into MHRRGSTVLILAFATLFCKSVTATGYEQTFCTDLRPQISVDISQIMGMWYGVEVIPHLKEDIYSSLDTCPVIHLSEISFEMTTPSTYIPPGSFGYQWNKERFGSHDYKDGDYRHLRLYWEESGNTVEYYLKFNNTRKGFWMSSGPQSSMRGSMMKSSYNQFAGTIQVIKAVGDHLVLTICQRLPESQLFSVILSREPLRVGRDAIHGIHSLLNRRDLSTSEVRKVCSGGLISATLSTGSLLMLLTISIMSFFRKS; encoded by the exons ATGCATCGTAGAGGATCTACAGTTCTGATATTGGCGTTTGCTACGCTCTTTTGCAAGAGTGTTACAGCCACTGGCTACGAGCAAACCTTTTGCACCGACCTGAGACCTCAGATTAGTGTGGACATCAGTCAAATAATGGGGATGTGGTACGGAGTGGAGGTTATCCCTCATCTGAAGGAGGACATCTACTCCTCACTCGACACCTGCCCAGTAATTCACCTCTCGGAAATATCATTTGAG ATGACTACGCCTTCTACGTACATCCCTCCAGGAAGTTTCGGCTATCAGTGGAATAAGGAACGCTTTGGCTCCCACGATTACAAAGATGGAGACTATCGTCACCTGCGACTATATTGGGAAGAAAGTGGAAATACAGTTGAATATTACCTCAAATTCAACAATACTAGAAAAGGGTTTTGGATGTCTTCTGGACCTCAAAGTTCAATGAGAG GATCAATGATGAAAAGCTCGTACAATCAATTCGCCGGAACGATTCAAGTTATCAAAGCAGTGGGCGATCATCTCGTCTTGACAATTTGCCAACGTCTTCCTGAATCTCAACTCTTCTCCGTAATATTATCACGAGAGCCTTTGCGAGTCGGAAGGGACGCCATACACGGAATACACAGTCTGCTCAACAGAAGAGACCTATCTACATCAGAAGTCAGAAAAGTGTGCAGCGGTGGACTGATATCGGCGACTTTATCAACAGGATCTCTATTGATGCTATTAACGATATCGATCATGTCATTCTTTAGAAaatcataa
- the LOC143913456 gene encoding uncharacterized protein LOC143913456 isoform X1 translates to MHRRGSTVLILAFATLFCKSVTATGYEQTFCTDLRPQISVDISQIMGMWYGVEVIPHLKEDIYSSLDTCPVIHLSEISFEPSRGLYTRDDYFAMTTPSTYIPPGSFGYQWNKERFGSHDYKDGDYRHLRLYWEESGNTVEYYLKFNNTRKGFWMSSGPQSSMRGSMMKSSYNQFAGTIQVIKAVGDHLVLTICQRLPESQLFSVILSREPLRVGRDAIHGIHSLLNRRDLSTSEVRKVCSGGLISATLSTGSLLMLLTISIMSFFRKS, encoded by the exons ATGCATCGTAGAGGATCTACAGTTCTGATATTGGCGTTTGCTACGCTCTTTTGCAAGAGTGTTACAGCCACTGGCTACGAGCAAACCTTTTGCACCGACCTGAGACCTCAGATTAGTGTGGACATCAGTCAAATAATGGGGATGTGGTACGGAGTGGAGGTTATCCCTCATCTGAAGGAGGACATCTACTCCTCACTCGACACCTGCCCAGTAATTCACCTCTCGGAAATATCATTTGAG ccgAGCCGAGGGTTATACACTCGTGACGATTATTTTGCG ATGACTACGCCTTCTACGTACATCCCTCCAGGAAGTTTCGGCTATCAGTGGAATAAGGAACGCTTTGGCTCCCACGATTACAAAGATGGAGACTATCGTCACCTGCGACTATATTGGGAAGAAAGTGGAAATACAGTTGAATATTACCTCAAATTCAACAATACTAGAAAAGGGTTTTGGATGTCTTCTGGACCTCAAAGTTCAATGAGAG GATCAATGATGAAAAGCTCGTACAATCAATTCGCCGGAACGATTCAAGTTATCAAAGCAGTGGGCGATCATCTCGTCTTGACAATTTGCCAACGTCTTCCTGAATCTCAACTCTTCTCCGTAATATTATCACGAGAGCCTTTGCGAGTCGGAAGGGACGCCATACACGGAATACACAGTCTGCTCAACAGAAGAGACCTATCTACATCAGAAGTCAGAAAAGTGTGCAGCGGTGGACTGATATCGGCGACTTTATCAACAGGATCTCTATTGATGCTATTAACGATATCGATCATGTCATTCTTTAGAAaatcataa
- the LOC143913455 gene encoding uncharacterized protein LOC143913455: MDFDSELTQIQGALVRADSVTPFKNLLEKDDHEAVKSVVDVLYQILSEKKYLNEDGVCLEYNEVLRRINLFLILNCDLKIIDELVDNDDLGHLIWVTPTIPKYLLINLIWGLHLNTFYCEAIRYCRPKLSLELLRIVTQNIKKHHNLEKSIEYTRSVIPAIYGATNRLLTRKEAFEKFILNGYYESLYELIKKFGNSSTRPNKDKWSTNRLLFHAGKTLLHLLQMAIDCFNIFLNKPEKVMSKDYDLYFLTYDTSRTEKMHDVDSIINSLFLKFNDVIFSTITEVVKAVNVDVYCSWSEHPFNNDPHTTLQKVIGESAYNLYNILISDCRFNSDVASLLLPISLRPVELADIIKDADRLTMLQKSKEPLAQQKEWLTALSRKEYLFSDIECMDCVCSNAELLTDNVRRELFEKGIDFFVTSGTSEHNNSAKNLTLTCFTLFNIEYKRITLWNVFADKPLGSWLEAEDFDVKFIEVLNKFTTVNEEMTSVFLDFFVQSPYKLYTKVLERCAKNSHALHLLDVLEIFRDMYSIMFVDFHPDMKNVLEVSGINLLVLYALKEIQLDRITTDVEKFSFEQMIQEIVQRNIIPVKVVVTHYLMKEIDNLLLIRGCQYCLLFVRCLRTLFEAKLLVSDVGPILVRLGQILETSRWNLSDYTSSAVELVHTTIEFQKKLLRHFIETYVPSSKEYVWVTMNLKFLSPINFFYYQEILPLRVYKPLIETSYSCKVLSFNLCYLLPRSTLDEWKSIYTLLNTVKSGVSLFQIFCDTLIFISSTAARLNSTTAYACLEYCCFNLAVVLKDMVLPLNSEEDKEKVLCEFVNFVNSLPIEAQNRSFYSFFIPISALLETYNLDTSQDGKQKFENVTNIIENINDQSFKEKLRDLLGNET; encoded by the exons ATGGACTTCGATTCTGAATTGACACAGATTCAGGGAGCTTTGGTAAGAGCAGATAGTGTAACTCCATTCAAAAACTTATTAGAAAAAGACG ACCATGAAGCAGTTAAATCTGTTGTTGATGTTTTGTACCAAATATTATCAgagaaaaaatatctaaatgaAGACGGTGTCTGTCTGGAATACAATGAAGTCCTTagacgaataaatttatttttaattttaaactgtGATTTAAAGATAATCGACGAGTTGGTCGATAATGACGATCTTGGACATTTAATTTGGGTCACTCCAACAATAccgaaatatttattaattaatttaatatgggGTTTgcatttgaatacattttattgtgAGGCGATTCGATATTGTCGTCCTAAACTTTCATTAGAATTGCTTAGAATAGTGacacaaaacataaaaaaacatcaCAATTTGGAAAAATCTATCGAATACACAAGATCAGTCATCCCAGCGATTTATGGAGCGACAAATCGTTTGCTAACAAGAAAAGAAGCCTTTGAGAAGTTTATACTGAATGGTTATTATGAGAGTTTGTACGAGCTGATAAAAAAATTTGGCAATTCTTCTACCCGACCAAATAAGGATAAATGGAGTACCAATAGGTTATTATTTCACGCTGGGAAAACTTTATTGCATTTATTACAAATGGCGATCGATTGCTTTAACATCTTTTTGAACAAACCAGAAAAAGTTATGTCGAAAGATTATGACTTATACTTCTTAACTTACGATACGTCCAGAACTGAGAAGATGCACGACGTTGATAGTATTATTAACtcgttatttttaaagtttaacGATGTAATATTTTCTACAATAACAGAAGTTGTCAAAGCTGTGaatgtggatgtttattgttctTGGAGTGAACATCCGTTTAATAACGATCCTCATACTACCCTACAAAAAGTCATCGGTGAATCAGCTTATAATCTGTACAATATTTTAATCAGTGATTGTCGTTTCAATAGCGACGTTGCATCTTTGTTATTGCCTATATCTTTACGACCTGTAGAATTAGCTGATATAATAAAGGACGCAGACAGGCTGACAATGCTTCAAAAGTCTAAAGAACCACTTGCGCAACAAAAGGAATGGTTGACAGCTTTGTCTCGAAAGGAATATTTATTCTCAGATATCGAATGTATGGATTGTGTCTGTTCTAACGCAGAGTTATTGACTGATAATGTCCGTAGGGAATTATTTGAAAAAGGCATTGATTTTTTTGTCACTTCTGGTACATCAGAGCATAATAATAGTGCCAAAAATTTGACTTTAACCTGTTTCACTTTattcaatattgaatataaaaggaTTACTTTGTGGAACGTATTTGCTGACAAGCCTCTTGGGAGTTGGCTAGAGGCTGAAGACTTTGATGTGAAGTTTATAGAAGTGTTGAATAAATTCACTACAGTAAATGAAGAAATGACCTCAGTTTTTTTAGATTTCTTCGTACAGAGTCCTTATAAACTCTACACAAAAGTGCTGGAGAGATGTGCAAAGAACAGCCATGCTTTACATTTGTTAGACGTGTTGGAGATATTCAGAGACATGTACAGTATTATGTTTGTCGATTTTCATCCCGATATGAAAAACGTTTTGGAAGTGAGCGGTATTAATCTCTTGGTATTATATGCATTGAAAGAAATCCAACTCGATAGAATTACAACAGATGTCGAGAAGTTCAGCTTCGAGCAAATGATCCAAGAAATTGTACAAAGAAATATTATACCGGTTAAGGTAGTCGTCACGCATTATCTGATGAAAGAGATTGATAATTTATTGTTGATTCGAGGATGTCAGTATTGCTTGTTGTTCGTGAGATGTTTGAGAACTTTGTTCGAGGCCAAACTTTTAGTCAGTGATGTGGGACCGATATTAGTTCGATTGGGGCAAATACTCGAGACGTCAAGATGGAACCTATCCGACTATACTTCAAGCGCAGTTGAATTAGTACATACTACTATTGAATTCCAAAAAAAGCTGTTACGGCATTTCATCGAGACCTATGTACCATCAA gtAAGGAATATGTATGGGTtacgatgaatttaaaattcttaagtCCGATCAACTTTTTCTATTACCAAGAGATCTTACCTCTTCGTGTATACAAGCCTTTAATAGAAACGTCTTATAGTTGCAAAGTTCTATCATTTAATCTTTGCTAC ttactTCCTCGCAGTACTTTGGATGAGTGGAAATCAATATACACCTTATTGAACACTGTAAAAAGTGGAGTCAgtctttttcaaatattttgtgATACTTTGATATTTATTTCGTCAACGGCTGCTAGGTTGAATTCCACAACTGCGTATGCTTGTTTGGAGTATTGCTGTTTCAATTTGGCAGTTGTGTTAAAG gACATGGTGTTGCCTCTCAATTCTGAAGAAGACAAAGAAAAGGTGTTGTGTGAGTTTGTTAACTTTGTCAACTCACTACCCATTGAGGCACAGAATAGAAGTTTTTATAGCTTTTTTATACCAATCTCTGCGTTGTTAGAAACATATAACCTAGATACGTCTCAGGATGGAAAACAGAAATTTGAAAATGttacaaatataattgaaaatataaatgatcAATCATTTAAAGAGAAATTGAGAGATTTACTTGGGAATGAAACATGA